One stretch of Xiphophorus hellerii strain 12219 chromosome 21, Xiphophorus_hellerii-4.1, whole genome shotgun sequence DNA includes these proteins:
- the LOC116712324 gene encoding retinol dehydrogenase 12-like: MQTIRSLFNPKWSSDVRLEGKTAIVTGANTGIGKETAKDLAARGARVILACRDTAKGEQAASDIMREVNGAKVVVRLLDLADTKSICLFAENIYNTEKTLDYLINNAGVAICPYARTMDGYEMQFGVNHLGHFFLTFLLLDLLKHSAPSRVINVSSTVHAMGKIKFDDLNGDKDYHPVRAYAQSKLANVLFTRELAKRTEALGVMAFSVDPGMVNTEITRHIRRPLVDIVKIFSFLIRTPAEGASTSIYCIVTPENEMLTGGFYKDCARADSCRAGEDDGTALKLWAVSCHLLGIRWR; the protein is encoded by the exons ATGCAAACTATCAG GTCTTTGTTCAATCCCAAGTGGTCGTCAGATGTTCGTCTTGAGGGGAAGACGGCCATAGTAACCGGGGCAAACACTGGAATAGGCAAAGAAACAGCTAAAGACCTAGCAGCTAGAG GTGCTAGAGTGATTTTGGCATGCCGAGACACAGCGAAAGGAGAGCAGGCGGCATCTGACATCATGAGGGAAGTGAACGGAGCTAAAGTGGTTGTCAGGCTGCTAGATCTGGCTGACACCAAGTCCATATGCCTGTTTGCTGAGAATATCTACAACA CTGAGAAGACCCTGGACTACCTTATCAACAATGCAGGCGTTGCCATCTGTCCTTATGCAAGGACAATGGATGGGTATGAGATGCAGTTTGGAGTCAATCACTTAG GTCATTTCTTCCTGACTTTCCTGTTGCTGGACCTGCTGAAGCACTCTGCCCCGTCCCGGGTCATCAACGTGTCATCCACAGTTCATGCCATGGGCAAGATCaagtttgatgatctgaatgGGGATAAAGATTACCATCCCGTCAGGGCCTATGCTCAGAGCAAGCTAGCTAACGTGCTGTTTACCAGAGAGCTTGCCAAAAGGACTGAGG CTCTTGGTGTGATGGCTTTTTCTGTGGACCCTGGCATGGTGAACACCGAAATTACAAGGCACATCAGGCGCCCTCTTGTGGACATAGTTAAGATCTTCAGTTTCTTGATCCGAACCCCAGCAGAGGGAGCGTCCACCTCTATCTACTGCATCGTTACACCAGAGAATGAGATGCTCACCGGCGGATTCTACAA ggaCTGTGCCAGAGCAGACAGCTGCAGGGCAGGTGAAGATGATGGCACAGCTTTGAAGCTGTGGGCTGTGAGCTGCCACCTGCTGGGCATCCGCTGGAGATAA